The following proteins are co-located in the Paenibacillus sp. FSL H8-0079 genome:
- a CDS encoding XdhC family protein has protein sequence MEMHDLCAIAARETRCVLATAIKVEGHAYRKQGVSMLLTEDGIMYGSISPGCLESDLQARVSHVMDTKQMEFAEYDMRPEDDLSWGETIGCGGLVVVLLEPVCGELRHTLQKMHECLQSGATTALTRTFQDDYTKVEYDWRRTEPMEKGHHPVLRPSLVHSHDVVANHNRSPLQVDVQHSSGNTKHEHTTSTQHSPDIPRLMLVPEVASATSNGSHSSHLSANSQHISEADAEIATNNTVSTNPWNLPQQHTSLYTPKPRLIIIGAGNDVIPVARLARSAGFRVVVADWRESLCTSERFPEAELVLGFPCEIMPLLNVHNGDYLILMSHNFPRERELLEILVDCEYAYLGIMGSKTRTVRLLDGLPPMKYVHSPVGLSIGADGPEEIAISIAAELIACKHKVSSLSSEVQKGSVAHANDGHSSGSR, from the coding sequence ATGGAAATGCATGATCTGTGTGCAATCGCAGCCCGTGAAACGCGCTGCGTGCTCGCAACAGCGATCAAGGTAGAGGGTCATGCTTACCGTAAGCAGGGGGTCTCTATGCTGTTGACTGAGGATGGCATAATGTATGGCAGTATCAGTCCGGGATGCCTGGAGAGTGATCTTCAGGCCCGGGTGAGCCATGTGATGGATACGAAGCAGATGGAATTCGCGGAATACGACATGCGTCCTGAGGATGATCTGTCCTGGGGTGAGACGATCGGCTGCGGCGGGCTCGTTGTTGTGTTGCTTGAACCTGTGTGTGGTGAACTCCGACATACGTTGCAGAAGATGCATGAGTGTTTGCAATCCGGGGCTACAACAGCATTAACCCGAACATTCCAAGATGATTATACGAAGGTTGAATATGACTGGAGACGGACTGAGCCTATGGAAAAGGGGCACCATCCAGTCTTGCGTCCTTCGCTCGTCCATTCTCATGATGTTGTGGCGAATCATAATCGATCGCCATTGCAGGTTGATGTGCAACATAGCAGTGGAAATACCAAGCATGAACATACAACATCAACACAACATTCTCCCGATATACCTCGCCTTATGCTTGTTCCTGAAGTGGCATCTGCTACGTCAAACGGATCTCACTCTTCCCATCTATCCGCTAATTCACAACATATCTCTGAGGCTGATGCTGAAATAGCGACAAATAACACGGTTTCAACGAATCCCTGGAACCTCCCGCAGCAACATACTTCGCTATACACGCCTAAACCTCGCCTGATTATCATCGGAGCCGGGAATGATGTTATTCCTGTTGCCAGACTCGCCCGATCTGCAGGATTCCGAGTAGTTGTAGCCGATTGGCGAGAGTCCTTATGTACCTCGGAACGATTCCCTGAAGCTGAACTTGTACTTGGTTTCCCATGTGAGATTATGCCTTTGTTAAACGTGCACAACGGAGATTATCTGATTCTAATGAGTCACAATTTTCCCCGCGAACGTGAACTGTTGGAGATATTAGTGGACTGTGAGTATGCTTATCTTGGGATCATGGGTTCCAAAACACGTACAGTCCGTCTGCTGGATGGCTTACCACCGATGAAATATGTGCATTCTCCCGTTGGTTTGAGTATCGGGGCAGACGGTCCCGAAGAGATCGCCATCAGCATTGCAGCTGAATTGATCGCATGTAAACATAAGGTCTCTTCCTTGAGTTCCGAGGTGCAGAAGGGGAGCGTTGCACATGCGAATGACGGGCATAGTTCTGGCAGCAGGTAA
- a CDS encoding FAD binding domain-containing protein gives MVIPAYGSGAMPSVWQPENLQELQTLRSRLKGICCFTAGGTLLRTQWEGGLIPAPEHMISLGRIPEMSGLSIRGDEMVIGAMTRLKECTSDALLHQLPILQEAVNAIAAPSIRNVATIGGNVVSGVGDTLTALLVYDAELHWLTDSGIEICSVSSWLQGGRDGSRNPGDVLISIHIPMRPSSMLDVEGEYRLAAREVSFYRKLGRRETFSASLVTVALYGEIDSDNRWTKIAIAAGGGSGMAMRLLESEQQLLGSEASVMQAATLGATVASEFMTYSDAFATEHYRKQTAGNMLGAGLWEALHE, from the coding sequence ATGGTAATACCGGCATACGGTTCTGGAGCCATGCCATCGGTATGGCAACCTGAGAATCTGCAAGAACTGCAAACGTTGAGAAGTAGACTGAAGGGAATATGTTGTTTTACGGCAGGTGGAACATTGCTGCGAACCCAGTGGGAAGGTGGCTTGATTCCAGCGCCTGAACACATGATTAGTCTGGGTCGTATTCCTGAAATGAGCGGTTTATCTATTCGTGGAGATGAGATGGTGATTGGAGCCATGACCCGATTGAAGGAATGTACTTCAGACGCGTTGTTGCATCAACTGCCGATCCTGCAAGAAGCGGTGAATGCAATTGCTGCTCCTTCCATTCGAAATGTGGCAACCATTGGCGGGAATGTTGTATCCGGAGTGGGTGATACACTGACTGCTTTACTTGTATATGATGCGGAGCTGCACTGGTTGACGGACAGCGGCATCGAGATCTGCAGTGTGTCTTCCTGGCTTCAGGGTGGACGGGATGGCAGCCGTAATCCAGGGGACGTATTAATCTCGATTCATATTCCGATGAGACCGTCCTCTATGCTTGATGTGGAAGGTGAGTACAGACTTGCTGCACGAGAAGTTTCCTTTTATCGCAAGCTGGGTCGACGGGAGACGTTCAGTGCATCGCTGGTGACGGTTGCGTTGTATGGAGAGATTGACTCGGATAACCGCTGGACCAAGATTGCGATTGCGGCTGGCGGGGGCTCAGGCATGGCGATGCGACTTCTGGAGTCAGAACAACAGCTTCTTGGTAGCGAAGCTTCTGTCATGCAAGCCGCGACTCTCGGAGCCACTGTAGCTAGCGAATTTATGACTTATAGCGATGCATTTGCAACAGAACATTATCGCAAGCAGACCGCAGGCAACATGCTTGGTGCCGGGCTATGGGAGGCACTTCACGAATAG
- a CDS encoding 5'-deoxyadenosine deaminase, whose amino-acid sequence MGTILLKGAQLVTMNAEEEVFIGDLLIEDNKIKEIAAHIDVEADQVIDARGKVLLPGFIQTHIHLCQTLFRGRADDLELMDWLRQRIWPLEAAHDEESVYYSAMLGLGELISSGTTTILDMETVHHTDSAFQAMAQSGIRVISGKVMMDHGDEVPEPLRENTATSLQQSVDLLEKWNGFGGGRIQYAFCPRFVVSCTEELLVEVRDLSNKYHVKVHTHASENRGEIELVEHERGMRNIVYLDHIGLATPRLVLAHCVWLSEEEKEIIRKRGVKVTHCPGSNMKLSSGVADIPDLLNRQIAVGIGADGAACNNNLDMFQEMRLTALMQKIPHGPTVMDARTVLRMATMGGAEVLGMSKEIGSLEVGKKADMLLLDLDDFHTYPSYETDVYSRVVYSATRSCVDTVIIDGSIVLKNRKIQTIDRGIVLRESDKSIARLMKRI is encoded by the coding sequence ATGGGAACGATCCTGCTAAAGGGCGCACAGCTTGTGACGATGAATGCAGAAGAGGAAGTATTCATTGGAGATTTGTTGATCGAGGATAATAAAATCAAGGAGATTGCAGCTCACATTGACGTTGAGGCTGATCAGGTTATTGATGCTCGCGGCAAAGTGCTGTTACCAGGCTTCATCCAGACGCATATTCATCTGTGTCAGACCTTGTTCCGTGGACGTGCGGATGATCTGGAACTGATGGATTGGCTCCGTCAACGCATCTGGCCGCTGGAAGCAGCACATGATGAGGAGTCCGTCTATTATTCGGCAATGCTTGGACTCGGCGAATTGATCTCCAGTGGAACCACGACCATTCTGGATATGGAGACGGTACATCACACAGACTCGGCATTTCAGGCGATGGCACAGAGCGGCATTCGGGTCATTTCTGGCAAGGTGATGATGGATCATGGCGACGAGGTTCCGGAACCCCTGCGGGAGAATACAGCGACTTCGTTGCAACAGAGTGTCGATCTGCTGGAAAAATGGAACGGGTTTGGCGGAGGTCGCATTCAGTATGCTTTCTGTCCACGCTTCGTAGTATCGTGTACTGAAGAATTGCTGGTAGAGGTGCGAGACCTGTCCAATAAATATCATGTCAAAGTCCACACCCATGCCTCCGAGAATCGCGGAGAGATCGAACTGGTAGAACATGAACGCGGAATGCGCAACATCGTATACCTCGATCATATCGGTCTGGCTACCCCAAGATTGGTGCTGGCCCACTGTGTATGGTTGAGTGAGGAAGAGAAAGAGATCATCCGCAAGCGCGGTGTCAAAGTCACTCACTGTCCTGGATCGAATATGAAGCTTTCCTCCGGGGTAGCCGATATTCCTGATCTGCTGAATCGTCAGATCGCGGTTGGGATTGGTGCCGATGGTGCCGCATGCAACAACAACCTGGATATGTTTCAGGAAATGCGCCTCACAGCGCTGATGCAGAAGATTCCTCATGGTCCAACGGTGATGGATGCCCGGACGGTATTGCGTATGGCTACCATGGGTGGTGCAGAGGTGCTCGGCATGTCGAAGGAAATCGGCAGTCTCGAAGTGGGCAAAAAGGCAGATATGCTGCTGCTGGATCTGGATGATTTCCACACGTACCCTTCCTATGAGACGGATGTCTATTCCCGCGTGGTCTATTCTGCAACACGTAGCTGTGTGGACACCGTTATTATTGACGGAAGTATCGTGCTCAAGAATCGCAAGATTCAGACGATTGATCGTGGCATTGTGCTGCGTGAGTCGGATAAAAGCATTGCGAGATTGATGAAGCGCATCTGA
- the allB gene encoding allantoinase AllB, with protein MTTFDTIIRGARVVLRDRVEQLDIGITGEKITDISTRLAAGEATRIIEAEGLTVMPGVVDIHVHFNEPGLGSWEGFRSGSASLAAGGITTYVDMPLNGVPPTTRTEAWEMKKKAAVNQSYVDYAFWGGLVPGNRKELAPLSRLGAAGFKAFMSEPGGEGEDIFARADDHTLLDGMNEIAKLNRVLALHAEDESMVAELGTKSIAEGKTEPMDYVRSRPVEAEVVAVARALKYGEQTGCALHFVHISTREALDLIAAAKRRGQDVTSETCPHYLTLTDQDVVRLGAVAKCAPPLRSSSEQEQLWDALTSGLIDVIASDHSPCPPSMKQSDNFFEIWGGIFGAQSTLLIMLEDGHLQRNIDLPLLGRVLSLQPARRLGLESKGEIAVGKDADLVLIDWEKSTTLNTEDLLYTHQQSPYVGRTFNCRIADVFCRGQRVYNSESGLSPEPIGQHIAAHSSSPIEAGTGETP; from the coding sequence ATGACAACATTTGATACCATCATCCGGGGAGCCCGGGTGGTGCTGAGAGATCGGGTAGAACAACTGGATATTGGCATTACTGGTGAAAAAATAACAGACATATCCACACGGCTGGCCGCTGGCGAAGCGACTCGGATCATAGAAGCTGAGGGGCTTACAGTGATGCCGGGCGTGGTGGACATTCATGTACACTTCAATGAACCCGGACTCGGCAGTTGGGAGGGGTTCCGGTCTGGATCGGCATCCCTTGCCGCAGGGGGAATCACAACCTATGTCGATATGCCGCTTAACGGCGTACCGCCAACTACAAGGACGGAAGCATGGGAGATGAAAAAGAAAGCAGCCGTAAACCAATCGTATGTTGATTATGCCTTCTGGGGAGGCTTGGTTCCCGGCAATCGTAAGGAACTTGCTCCACTGTCACGATTGGGTGCAGCCGGATTCAAGGCATTTATGTCCGAGCCGGGTGGAGAAGGGGAAGATATCTTTGCCAGAGCCGATGACCATACGCTACTGGACGGAATGAATGAAATCGCAAAATTAAACCGTGTGCTGGCACTTCATGCAGAGGACGAAAGCATGGTTGCCGAACTCGGCACGAAAAGCATTGCGGAGGGAAAGACTGAACCGATGGATTATGTTCGGTCCCGTCCTGTGGAAGCTGAAGTCGTCGCGGTTGCCCGAGCGTTGAAATATGGTGAACAGACCGGGTGTGCGCTGCATTTTGTGCATATTAGTACCCGGGAAGCACTGGATTTGATAGCAGCGGCTAAACGGCGTGGGCAGGACGTCACTTCGGAGACATGCCCTCATTATCTGACACTGACCGATCAGGATGTGGTCCGATTGGGTGCTGTAGCGAAATGCGCTCCACCGCTTCGCAGCTCATCTGAACAGGAGCAGTTATGGGATGCACTGACGTCAGGATTAATTGATGTTATTGCCTCAGACCATTCGCCATGTCCGCCATCCATGAAACAATCCGATAACTTTTTTGAAATCTGGGGCGGTATATTCGGAGCGCAAAGCACACTGCTGATCATGCTGGAGGACGGACATCTTCAGCGCAATATCGACCTCCCGTTACTCGGAAGAGTGCTCTCCCTGCAACCTGCCAGAAGGCTTGGTCTGGAGAGCAAAGGAGAGATTGCAGTTGGCAAGGATGCCGATCTCGTCCTGATTGACTGGGAGAAAAGCACAACCCTGAACACGGAGGATCTGCTCTATACGCATCAACAGAGCCCTTATGTGGGACGTACATTTAACTGCCGCATTGCAGACGTATTCTGTCGTGGGCAACGGGTGTATAACTCGGAATCCGGATTGTCTCCTGAACCTATTGGGCAGCACATTGCAGCCCACTCCTCTAGTCCCATCGAGGCGGGAACGGGGGAGACGCCATGA
- a CDS encoding alanine--glyoxylate aminotransferase family protein yields MSNYKELSPSLRTIMTPGPVEVDPRVLRALSFPILGQFDPEFTSLMNETMAMLRELYMTDNEWCYPVDGTSRSGIEAVLVSLIQPGDKVLVPIYGRFGHLLVEISERCGAEVVFFETEWGTVFDPEEVIKAIHTHKPSLVAMVHGETSTGQMQPLAEIGKACRELDILLVVDAVATIGGTPVETDAWHLDAVMGGTQKCLSVPSGMAPITYNSRVEQKLMSRKTVERGLRDATSARAEGRTIASNYFDLSQLQDYWSSARLNHHTEATSMLYGLHEGLRILLQEGLEARFQRHLVNERALVAGIQGMGLQLYGDMSSKLPVVTCITIPEGIDGESVRSMLLNNFSIEIASSFGPLKGQIWRIGTMGFSCQRKNVLHVLGALEAVLLRHRHVLPAGEAVQAAMDVYAGKEGALC; encoded by the coding sequence ATGTCCAACTATAAAGAGTTATCTCCGTCCTTGCGGACCATTATGACCCCGGGACCCGTTGAGGTTGATCCACGTGTACTCAGAGCATTATCCTTTCCGATCCTGGGTCAGTTTGACCCGGAATTCACATCTTTGATGAACGAGACGATGGCGATGCTGCGTGAGTTATATATGACAGACAACGAGTGGTGTTATCCGGTAGATGGTACATCCCGTTCAGGCATTGAAGCTGTGTTGGTCAGTCTGATCCAGCCCGGTGACAAAGTTCTCGTCCCGATCTACGGGCGATTCGGACATCTGCTGGTTGAGATCTCGGAACGCTGTGGTGCCGAGGTTGTCTTTTTTGAAACGGAATGGGGAACGGTATTTGATCCGGAAGAGGTGATCAAGGCTATTCATACCCATAAACCGAGTCTGGTTGCGATGGTTCACGGTGAAACTTCCACCGGACAGATGCAGCCCCTTGCCGAGATTGGCAAAGCCTGTCGCGAGCTCGATATTTTACTCGTTGTAGATGCTGTGGCAACCATTGGCGGCACACCCGTGGAGACGGATGCCTGGCATCTGGATGCGGTGATGGGCGGCACGCAGAAATGCTTGTCCGTTCCTTCGGGGATGGCACCTATCACGTACAACAGTCGTGTGGAGCAGAAGCTGATGAGCCGCAAAACAGTTGAACGCGGACTGCGAGATGCAACCAGTGCGCGGGCAGAAGGCCGCACCATTGCCAGCAATTATTTTGACCTGAGCCAATTGCAGGATTACTGGAGTTCGGCACGGTTGAACCATCATACGGAGGCCACCTCCATGCTCTACGGTCTTCACGAAGGATTACGCATTCTGCTGCAAGAAGGGTTGGAGGCCAGGTTCCAGAGACATCTGGTGAATGAACGTGCGTTGGTCGCAGGAATTCAGGGGATGGGACTGCAATTGTATGGGGATATGTCCAGTAAACTTCCGGTGGTCACCTGTATCACAATTCCGGAGGGCATCGATGGTGAGTCGGTGCGCAGCATGTTGCTGAACAATTTCAGCATTGAGATTGCCAGTTCATTCGGCCCGTTGAAAGGTCAAATCTGGCGGATCGGTACGATGGGATTCAGCTGCCAACGCAAAAATGTACTTCATGTGCTCGGAGCTTTGGAAGCTGTTCTTCTCCGTCATCGTCATGTGTTACCAGCCGGTGAAGCGGTGCAGGCAGCGATGGATGTGTATGCAGGGAAGGAGGGCGCCTTATGTTAA
- the uraH gene encoding hydroxyisourate hydrolase, with protein sequence MSMSEGRITTHVLDTSKGVPAAGVRIELYTLKRDGEQESKIKVAESVTNADGRLDAPLLDGGKLESAIYELQFHVESYYAQRSLEELGQTLWTIVPIRFAVSDASSHYHIPLLIAPGGYSTYRGS encoded by the coding sequence ATGTCGATGTCTGAAGGACGAATTACAACTCATGTGCTGGATACATCCAAAGGCGTTCCTGCTGCGGGTGTTCGGATCGAGCTGTATACCCTGAAGAGGGATGGAGAACAGGAAAGCAAGATAAAAGTTGCGGAGTCGGTGACCAATGCGGATGGACGTTTGGATGCACCGCTGCTGGATGGAGGCAAGTTGGAGTCAGCCATATATGAGCTTCAATTCCATGTCGAGAGTTATTACGCACAGCGTTCGTTGGAGGAACTGGGGCAGACACTATGGACAATTGTTCCGATTCGTTTTGCCGTATCTGATGCCTCAAGCCATTACCATATTCCATTATTGATAGCTCCAGGAGGTTACAGTACATACCGGGGAAGCTGA
- a CDS encoding Zn-dependent hydrolase, with amino-acid sequence MTESGVYGSSGTNNAPLPLPNVEQVELQAMLEWLSTYGADAQGGVTRLLYDSAWCEAQGALAAKMQEKGLSPEFDQSGNLYGTLQGEGKESATGAEELPIVTGSHIDSVVYGGKYDGAYGVVAGVLALEYLQKHFGAPKRTLQVVSLCEEEGSRFPFAYWGSRSITGMTTLEDVEHLKDQDGVTFAQAIRDAGFGPDSAYRPAAKNYGAFIELHIEQGQVLERLGHSIGVVSDIVGQKRFSITVSGEANHAGTTPMSWRKDALAGAAEMIAEVRNIALEAGEPLVATVGRITADPGVGNVVAARAVFSLDIRHIRQESIDRCWQDMLQAFSRIAAEQQLGLDWEEHLSVTPIPMNAQMISDIQDTCEQEQLSYWPMPSGAGHDSQIFQPACPTAMIFVPSQDGISHNPLEYTAEADLMHGFQVLVRLLYKYGYGS; translated from the coding sequence ATGACGGAGTCAGGAGTATACGGGTCATCCGGTACGAATAACGCACCTCTTCCTTTGCCGAATGTGGAACAGGTGGAGCTGCAAGCCATGCTTGAATGGCTGTCGACATATGGTGCGGATGCACAGGGTGGCGTTACACGACTGTTGTATGATTCGGCTTGGTGTGAAGCACAAGGTGCACTTGCTGCCAAAATGCAGGAGAAAGGGCTGTCTCCCGAATTTGACCAGTCCGGCAATCTGTATGGCACACTCCAGGGCGAGGGTAAGGAATCAGCGACGGGTGCTGAAGAATTACCGATTGTGACCGGATCACATATTGATTCTGTCGTGTATGGTGGCAAGTATGATGGTGCTTACGGTGTGGTAGCGGGAGTCCTGGCATTGGAGTATTTACAGAAGCATTTCGGAGCACCGAAGCGCACACTTCAAGTGGTATCGCTATGTGAAGAAGAGGGAAGTCGCTTCCCTTTCGCGTATTGGGGTTCACGCAGTATAACAGGAATGACGACTCTGGAAGATGTAGAGCATTTGAAGGATCAAGATGGCGTTACCTTTGCACAAGCGATCCGCGATGCAGGCTTTGGACCTGATAGTGCATATAGACCCGCTGCGAAAAATTACGGTGCCTTTATTGAGCTTCACATTGAGCAAGGTCAGGTTCTGGAACGTCTTGGACATTCGATTGGAGTCGTATCCGATATCGTAGGTCAGAAGCGGTTCAGTATTACCGTCAGCGGAGAAGCAAATCACGCGGGGACGACGCCGATGTCTTGGCGCAAGGACGCACTTGCCGGAGCAGCCGAGATGATTGCTGAGGTAAGGAATATCGCATTGGAAGCTGGAGAACCGCTGGTTGCCACGGTTGGGCGAATCACAGCCGATCCGGGTGTTGGGAACGTGGTTGCAGCCCGGGCGGTGTTTTCACTGGATATCCGCCATATTCGGCAGGAAAGTATTGATCGCTGCTGGCAGGATATGCTTCAGGCGTTTAGTCGTATCGCAGCCGAGCAGCAGCTCGGATTGGATTGGGAAGAGCATCTATCCGTCACGCCCATTCCCATGAACGCGCAGATGATCTCGGACATTCAAGATACCTGTGAGCAGGAGCAATTGTCCTATTGGCCGATGCCAAGCGGGGCGGGACATGATTCGCAGATTTTCCAGCCGGCTTGTCCAACAGCTATGATCTTTGTGCCGAGCCAGGACGGTATCAGTCATAATCCACTTGAATATACAGCTGAAGCAGACCTGATGCACGGTTTTCAGGTTCTGGTCCGGCTACTCTATAAATACGGTTACGGGAGTTGA
- a CDS encoding nucleotidyltransferase family protein, which produces MRMTGIVLAAGKSRRLGRDKLSVVMPDGRSLAAWSLEAALNSELDQVVCVVKPEDSLAWLPVKWFDSATYAYHPTARLRIVVCADYACGMANSLHSGVLSAMEYKPEGILMLLGDQPLLQVQDINLVTTALATHKLSDYVAATDGEGGKPPVAFRSHMFGPLLSLHGDEGARKIMRSANYSGVHVPLSETSFWDADTEPELERILNHVYESEKTD; this is translated from the coding sequence ATGCGAATGACGGGCATAGTTCTGGCAGCAGGTAAGAGTCGTCGCCTTGGTCGGGATAAACTCTCGGTTGTCATGCCTGACGGAAGGTCGCTGGCTGCATGGTCATTGGAAGCTGCGCTGAATTCGGAGTTGGATCAAGTGGTTTGTGTGGTCAAACCGGAAGATTCGTTGGCATGGCTGCCTGTAAAATGGTTTGATTCTGCCACGTATGCCTATCATCCCACAGCAAGACTTCGTATTGTAGTCTGTGCTGACTATGCCTGCGGCATGGCCAATTCTCTTCATTCTGGCGTATTGTCCGCCATGGAGTATAAACCGGAGGGCATCCTCATGCTTCTGGGGGATCAGCCTTTATTACAAGTACAGGATATCAATCTGGTGACCACGGCATTGGCTACCCACAAGCTGAGTGACTATGTTGCAGCAACAGATGGTGAGGGAGGTAAACCGCCCGTTGCTTTTCGCTCTCACATGTTCGGACCTCTGTTGTCCTTGCATGGAGATGAGGGGGCACGCAAGATTATGCGCAGCGCTAACTATTCAGGTGTACATGTACCACTGTCTGAGACTAGTTTCTGGGATGCGGATACAGAACCGGAATTGGAACGTATTCTGAATCATGTATATGAATCGGAGAAGACAGACTAA
- the ggt gene encoding gamma-glutamyltransferase: MLNQMPISREVMVTTPHYLASAVGSSILQQGGNAYDAAVAVSAALGVVYPHMTGLGGDAFFLIHDGTSGEIAAYNGSGRSAAGIHADTFKAMGMNAIPQRGVLSAITVPGMVDAWWEVWSRYGKLPWEQLLEPAAQYAEKGCSVSRNLRLWMERDEDFILGHTPLRAVFAPSGTLLQEGELLIQSELANSIRLIQTGGRDAFYKGELADRLTSAIREDGGMLAPADFAGHRGEWVKPVSTEYRGYEVHQMPPNSQGFSMLMMLNMLEHTDLSSVARTSPEFYHLMAEVVKKAFRDRDRYLTDPDFRDIPLDHLLSKDYGDQLWNEIQSAPPVAQPFLSKTIGQDTAYAAVVDSEGNAVSFIQSLYFDFGAAYVPGNTGVIMQNRGSFFSLDPRDANVLEPNKRSFHTLMPGLVTRDGKPYMLVGTQGGEGQPQTQLSVLTGVLDYGLNIQEAISLPRWVYGRTWGEEGDTMRVENRYHDDVCATLAQWGHNVEARAPWDGIMGQSQGIVIREDGMISGAADPRGDGMAIGW, translated from the coding sequence ATGTTAAACCAAATGCCAATCTCCAGAGAGGTCATGGTCACCACTCCTCATTACCTGGCGAGTGCAGTAGGTAGCTCCATCCTTCAGCAAGGCGGGAATGCTTACGATGCTGCTGTTGCGGTCAGTGCTGCACTGGGTGTGGTATATCCGCATATGACCGGACTTGGCGGGGACGCCTTCTTCCTGATTCATGATGGAACGAGCGGTGAGATTGCCGCCTATAACGGAAGTGGCCGCTCAGCCGCAGGCATTCATGCCGATACGTTCAAAGCGATGGGCATGAATGCCATCCCTCAGCGCGGTGTGCTTAGTGCCATCACGGTTCCGGGAATGGTGGATGCCTGGTGGGAAGTCTGGTCCCGGTACGGAAAGTTACCGTGGGAGCAATTGCTTGAACCTGCCGCGCAGTATGCGGAAAAAGGATGCTCTGTATCCCGGAATCTCCGCCTGTGGATGGAAAGGGATGAAGATTTCATACTGGGTCATACACCGCTGCGAGCGGTATTTGCCCCTTCGGGTACACTTTTGCAGGAAGGCGAGCTGCTGATCCAGTCTGAACTCGCTAACTCCATTCGTCTGATTCAGACGGGAGGGCGAGATGCTTTTTATAAAGGGGAGCTTGCGGATCGTCTGACCTCGGCTATTCGTGAAGATGGGGGCATGCTTGCCCCAGCAGACTTTGCAGGGCATCGTGGCGAGTGGGTGAAACCCGTTAGCACGGAGTATCGTGGCTATGAAGTTCATCAGATGCCGCCCAACTCGCAAGGATTCTCGATGCTGATGATGTTAAATATGTTGGAGCATACTGATCTGTCCTCGGTTGCACGCACTTCACCTGAATTCTATCATCTGATGGCTGAAGTGGTAAAAAAGGCGTTTCGGGATCGTGACCGTTATCTGACGGACCCGGATTTCAGGGACATTCCGCTGGATCACTTGTTATCCAAGGATTACGGAGACCAATTGTGGAATGAGATTCAGTCTGCTCCACCTGTGGCACAGCCTTTTTTGTCCAAAACGATAGGTCAGGACACGGCGTATGCAGCGGTTGTCGATAGCGAAGGCAATGCCGTTTCCTTCATTCAAAGCCTGTATTTCGACTTCGGTGCAGCGTATGTTCCGGGGAATACGGGGGTCATTATGCAGAATCGGGGGTCCTTTTTCTCTCTAGATCCGAGGGATGCCAACGTACTGGAACCGAACAAACGCTCATTCCATACCCTCATGCCGGGCCTCGTTACACGAGATGGCAAACCTTATATGCTCGTTGGCACGCAGGGAGGAGAAGGTCAGCCGCAGACGCAATTATCGGTGCTTACCGGAGTGCTTGATTACGGGCTCAACATCCAGGAAGCGATCAGCCTGCCGCGTTGGGTGTACGGACGTACTTGGGGTGAAGAAGGCGATACGATGCGTGTGGAGAACCGATATCATGATGACGTATGTGCAACCCTTGCCCAGTGGGGACATAACGTTGAAGCCAGAGCGCCGTGGGACGGTATTATGGGACAGTCGCAAGGCATTGTCATTCGTGAGGACGGCATGATTAGCGGCGCGGCAGACCCTAGGGGCGATGGAATGGCTATTGGATGGTAA